A window of Ictidomys tridecemlineatus isolate mIctTri1 chromosome 1, mIctTri1.hap1, whole genome shotgun sequence contains these coding sequences:
- the Cdh23 gene encoding cadherin-23 isoform X5, producing the protein MVKSPLNRELVATYEVTLSVTDNASDLPERSVSVPNAKLTVNILDVNDNTPQFKPFGITYYTERILEGATPGTTLIAVAAVDPDKGLNGLVTYALLDLTPPGYVQLEDTSAGKVIAKRTVDYEEVHWLNFTVRASDNGSPPRAAEIPVYLEIVDVNDNNPIFDQPSYQEAVLEDVPVGTVILTVTATDADSGSFALIEYSLGDGEGTFAINPSTGDIYVLSPLDREKKDHYILTALAKDNPGDVASNRRENSVQVMIQVLDVNDCRPRFSKPQFSTSVYENEPAGTSVITMMATDQDEGSNGQLAYSLEGPGMEAFHVDVDSGLVTTQRPLQSYERFNLTVVATDGGQPPLWGTTMLLVEVIDVNDNRPVFVRPPNGTILHIREEIPLHSNVYEVYATDKDEGLNGAVRYSFLKTAGNRDWEFFSIDPVSGLIQTAQRLDREKQAVYSLILVASDLGQPVPYETMQPLQVALEDIDDNEPLFVRPPKGRPQYQLLTVPEHSPRGTLVGNVTGAVDADEGPNAVVYYFIAAGNEEKNFRLQPDGRLLVLRDLDREREAVFSFIVKASSNRSWTPPRGASPALDLVADLSLQEVRVVLEDIDDQPPRFTKAEYTAGVATDAKVGSELIQVLALDADIGNNSLVFYGILAIHYFRALANDSEDVGQVFTMGSVDGILRTFDLFMAYSPGYFVVDIVARDLAGHNDTAIIGIYILRDDQRVKIVINEIPDRVRGFEEEFIRLLANITGAIVNTDDVQFHVDKKGRVNFAQTELLIHVVNRDTNRILDVDRVIQMIDENKEQLRNLFRNYNVLDVQPAISVRLPDDMSALQMAIIVLAILLFLAAMLFILMNWYYRTVHKRKLKAIVAGSAGNRGFIDIMDMPNTNKYSFDGANPVWLDPFCRNLELAAQAEHEDDLPENLSEIADLWNSPTRTHGTFGREPAAVKPDDDRYLRAAIQEYDNIAKLGQIIREGPIKGSLLKVVLEDYLRLKKLFAQRMVQKASSCHSSTSELIQTELEEEPGDRSPGQGSLRFRHKPPVELKGPDGIHVVHGSTGTLLATDLNSLPEDDQKGLGRSLETLTAAEATAFERNARTESAKSTPLHKLRDVIMESPLEITEL; encoded by the exons ATGGTCAAATCCCCCCTCAACCGGGAGCTGGTTGCCACCTACGAGGTCACTCTCTCGGTGACCGACAATGCCAGTGACCTCCCAGAGCGCTCCGTCAGCGTGCCAAATG CCAAGCTGACTGTCAACATCCTGGACGTCAATGACAACACGCCCCAGTTCAAGCCCTTCGGCATCACCTACTACACGGAGCGGATCCTGGAGGGGGCCACCCCGGGCACCACGCTCATCGCCGTGGCCGCCGTGGACCCTGACAAGGGCCTCAACGGACTCGTCACCTACGCCCTGCTGGACCTCACGCCCCCAGGCTACGTCCAGCTGGAGGACACCTCAGCTG GGAAGGTCATCGCCAAGCGGACAGTGGACTATGAGGAAGTGCACTGGCTCAACTTCACAGTGAGGGCCTCCGACAATGGGTCCCCGCCCCGGGCAGCTGAGATTCCCGTCTACCTGGAGATTGTGGACGTCAATGACAACAACCCCATCTTTGACCAGCCCTCCTACCAG GAGGCCGTCTTGGAGGATGTGCCTGTGGGCACCGTCATCCTGACCGTCACTGCCACCGACGCCGACTCGGGCAGCTTTGCCCTCATCGAGTACAGCCTGGGGGACGGCGAGGGCACGTTTGCCATCAACCCCTCCACG GGTGACATCTATGTGCTGTCCCCTCTGGACCGGGAGAAGAAGGACCACTATATCCTGACTGCCTTGGCCAAAGACAACCCTGGGGATGTGGCCAGCAACCGTCGAGAAAATTCCGTGCAG GTGATGATCCAAGTGCTGGACGTGAACGACTGCCGGCCACGCTTCTCCAAGCCCCAGTTCAGCACCAGTGTGTATGAGAACGAGCCAGCAGGCACCTCGGTCATCACCATGATGGCCACCGACCAGGACGAGGGCTCCAACGGGCAGCTGGCCTACTCGCTTGAGGGCCCTGGCATGG AGGCCTTCCATGTGGACGTGGACTCGGGCCTGGTGACCACACAGCGGCCTCTGCAGTCCTACGAGAGGTTCAACCTGACTGTGGTGGCCACAGATGGGGGGCAGCCCCCACTCTGGGGCACCACCATGCTCCTGGTGGAGGTCATCGACGTCAATGATAACCGCCCCGTCTTCGTGCGCCCACCCAACGGCACCATCCTGCACATCAGAGAG GAGATCCCGCTGCACTCCAACGTGTACGAGGTGTACGCCACGGACAAGGACGAGGGCCTCAACGGGGCGGTGCGCTACAGCTTCCTGAAGACCGCGGGCAACCGCGACTGGGAGTTCTTCTCCATCGACCCGGTCAGTGGCCTCATCCAGACAGCCCAGCGCCTGGACCGTGAGAAGCAGGCGGTGTACAGT CTCATCTTGGTGGCCAGCGACCTGGGCCAGCCGGTGCCATATGAGACCATGCAGCCACTGCAAGTGGCCCTGGAGGACATTGATGACAACGAACCCCTCTTCGTGAGGCCTCCA aAAGGCCGCCCCCAGTACCAGCTGCTGACGGTGCCTGAGCACTCGCCCCGTGGCACCCTCGTGGGCAACGTGACAGGCGCCGTGGACGCAGACGAGGGTCCCAACGCTGTCGTGTACTACTTCATAGCAG CTGGCAACGAGGAGAAGAACTTCCGTCTGCAGCCCGACGGGCGCCTGCTGGTGCTGCGGGACCTGGACCGCGAGCGCGAGGCTGTCTTCTCCTTTATCGTCAAGGCCTCCAGCAACCGCAGCTGGACGCCTCCCCGCGGAGCCTCCCCGGCCCTCGACCTGGTGGCCGACCTCTCCCTGCAGGAGGTGCGCGTGGTGCTGGAGGACATCGACGACCAGCCGCCGCGTTTCACCAAGGCTGAGTACACTGCAG GGGTGGCCACGGATGCCAAGGTGGGCTCCGAGCTGATCCAGGTGCTGGCCCTGGACGCGGACATCGGCAACAACAGCCTCGTCTTCTACGGCATCCTGGCCATCCACTACTTCCGGGCCCTCGCCAACGACTCGGAGGACGTGGGTCAGGTCTTCACCATGG GGAGCGTGGACGGCATCCTGCGCACCTTCGACCTCTTCATGGCCTACAGCCCGGGCTACTTTGTGGTGGACATTGTGGCCCGAGACCTGGCAGGTCACAATGACACGGCCATCATCGGCATCTACATCCTGAGGGACGACCAGCGCGTCAAGATCGTCATTAATGAGATCCCCGACCGCGTGCGCGGATTCGAGGAGGAGTTCATCCGCCTGCTCGCCAACATCACTGGAGCCATCGTCAACACCGACGATGTGCAG TTTCACGTGGACAAGAAAGGCCGCGTCAACTTCGCGCAAACAGAGCTGCTTATCCACGTGGTGAACCGTGATACCAACCGCATCCTGGACGTGGACCG GGTGATCCAGATGATTGATGAGAACAAGGAACAGCTTCGGAATCTCTTCCGGAATTACAACGTCCTGGACGTGCAGCCTGCCATCTCTGTCCGGCTGCCCGATGACATGTCTGCCCTGCAG ATGGCGATCATCGTCCTGGccatcctcctcttcctggcCGCCATGCTCTTCATCCTCATGAACTGGTACTACAGGACCGT ACACAAGAGGAAGCTCAAGGCCATTGTGGCTGGCTCTGCAG GGAACCGTGGCTTCATCGACATCATGGACATGCCCAACACCAACAAGTACTCCTTCGATGG AGCCAACCCCGTGTGGCTAGACCCCTTCTGCCGGAACCTGGAGCTGGCCGCCCAGGCCGAGCACGAGGATGACCTGCCCGAGAACCTGAGCGAGATCGCCGACCTGTGGAACAGCCCCACCCGCACCCAC GGAACATTTGGGCGCGAGCCAGCAGCCGTCAAGCCCGACGATGACCGGTACCTGCGGGCAGCCATCCAGGAGTATGACAACATTGCCAAGCTGGGCCAGATCATTCGTGAGGGACCCATCAAG ggCTCGCTGCTGAAGGTGGTCCTGGAGGATTACCTGCGGCTCAAAAAGCTCTTTGCACAGCGGATGGTGCAAAAAGCCTCCTCCTGCCACTCCTCCACCTCCGAG CTCATCCAGAcggagctggaggaggagcctggggaccGCAGCCCGGGCCAGGGCAGCCTGCGCTTCCGCCACAAGCCACCGGTGGAGCTCAAGGGGCCCGACGGGATCCATGTGGTGCACGGCAGCACAGGCACACTGCTGGCCACCGACCTCAACAGCCTGCCAGAGGACGACCAGAAGGGCCTGGGCCGCTCGCTGGAGACGCTGACCGCCGCAGAGGCCACTGCCTTTGAGCGCAACGCCCGCACGGAATCCGCCAAATCCACACCCCTGCACAAGCTTCGAGACGTGATCATGGAGAGTCCCCTGGAGATCACGGAGCTGTGA